The DNA sequence TCTTGCAGAGATTTCTAGAGATTATTGGGGATGAGGAAGGCCAAATTGGACCAATTCGGCACCGTTTTAACGAGGCAAAGATCGGTTCAGATTCTGGCGGGTATTGGACTTCTATATCTACTCTTAGTCTTAGTCACCTTAGAAATCCCCTTCGGTTGACCTAATGGAACTACATAATAGAGGCTCAGATGCCTTCATTTTGATCCTTTGATGGAGTATAAGGGCAAAAGAGgaagtgtaaaacgtaaaatcataaaatatattaaatttaGAAAGTGGGAGTGCAGATTACAATTTGAGTaatgcaaatttcactccacTATTACAATCTACACCTCATGTTTCTTTCTTTAGTATTTTAAgttggggggtgaaatttgcacactcCCTTTTACATTCCACACACCCTCtgcatttttttaatatttcttatcaaTCCACTATATTTCTCTTCTAAAActacccttctctctctctctctctctccccctccctcccgGTTTCCACTTCGGCATTAACACTTTCCAAGCTAGTAAAATCAAGAAAGTCTCAAGACCCCAAGCTCCTCTGTCAACATAATCCCCATTGAAGACGAAGACTCGATTCTCTGAAGGGTACCCAACATCCTTCAGAAGAAAAAGAACGTCGTGCAACTGGCAGTGGACGTCTCCGACGACGACGACAACGGTGGAGTCAGGGCCGCAGTCGTCGATCTTGACGCAATTGGTTATTTGTGGAGAATCTTGGAGGCACAAAGAACCAAGGAATCGAAAACCCGGACGGGAAGAACCTCCGGGAATTGGATTGGTGTTAGATTTCTTGAAGACCAATCGAAGATGGACATAAGCTTCTGGACCCAGTCCAGGCTGAGCTTCTCTTCGAGGGGGCATTCGATTGGGAAGTCTAGCTCCGGCGGCGGCGACGATGATCCCAGGATCGCTGGTTCTGCAACTTTCGAGACTTGGTTTGGAGATAAAGATTGTTCTTGATGTTGGGATGTGGGTAGTGGAGGATTACAATGAGATGGGTCAGATTCAGGCGGAAGAAGAGCTGCAATTTCGATAACATagagggggggggagagagagagtctgagatttGGAtcggagggggagagagagagagaagggtagttttggaagagaaatataatggattgataagaaatattaaaataaTGCAAAGGGTGTGTGGAATGTAAAagggggtgtgcaaatttcacccccctttaAGTTTTGTCTTTTGTAGTGTAGATTTTCAAAATGTAATATTAAGatactaaaaaaagaaacataaaatgtggattgtaaaatgaagAGTATAAATTTCACTCTCCTAaacaaactaaagaaaatgTCAATTAACAAATGCGTGAACATGTGTTAAGATGCTAGTATTAAATTAGGCTAATATGAAAATATGAataagttttaaatacacacccctaattacttaatacatactccatacttaatacatcacccatttaatttctcattcttatattttactaaatacacaatccaaagtacctaaaatatccttaatctcaaaaatcatgaaatatcctactttGTTACTATATTAGgattactatttaatatgattagtattgacgttttgtaaataccatattgattacttatgtttgttattgagaaatccataaagatttattatcgttccctttaaatagatgcatattaataggttttgtgttatttgagctcACATCCACTAAacaccatgttaatcaagtataaaattatgagttgaacattcaaccaatcagtagtttctccacatTAATGGAACTAAAAAGTTGTCATTAGAAggatcaaacaaattaacaattacaaagttttttcacatgtgatgttttatattagaaaataaattgattaatcataactcttagaacaaaaaaggaaattaactaaaaaatgggagtaaagtgatatgttttaaaaatatttaatgccattgattttgaaattctaaatattatggtttctaaTCTCAtttttacaatttatttaagaaaaaattaaattagatagtttctaactttatttttgtattaaattgggaggctatatagaaattttttgtgtttatctaactatttatacataaatacttaaatagaataatataaggaaaatatgataattttttttcttcttctaatgcatagatgtctgttttggtcatttaacctacctacaaaatctaatttgaaatataaaataataatgggatgtgtattaagtgattagggggtgtgtatttaaaatttctcaaaaaaaaaaattacaaagaagcacctctaaatttattaaaataatttttatttttaaaagaaaatatgaaatttattaAAATTGATTTACTTATCATTTGATTTGATGCAGTTTAAACTCGGCACATTGGGCATGCATGTCCtgaaattttttattcttttaatgAGGTTGCATTTATTGCTAAACCCACGACGTCGTTTTGTTGAGACagttaaaaacttaaaagcgcaggtcttcttcttcttcgtcctcGCTCGCACATCAGCTGACGACTTCCGACTCCATAGCCTAGCCTGGCTCAAAAACCGAGGCGGGGCAGCTGCCCCTGGTTTCATTTCTCGAAGGTGGGTAGTGGTTATGAAGTAAGATTGTTTGTGGGTAGTTGAATTCACCTACTGCATTTGGAGCTAATTGAATTCACCATTGTTTGTGTTGTGTAGGGTCATCAACATCAATATGACCACTGACTCGAACAGGAAGAGTAGCTCCGATCATGAATACCAACATGCAATTGTGCCCAAAGAAGAGATCTTGGAGTTTGAGTTGCCTTCACCTCATGCATTCCCAACCCATTTCGGGGTATATCACTCCTTACTATCATCTATGATGATTCTTTATGATGAGATTTCAAGATTAAGACAGAGAGGTCAATTGTGtagagtttttaaattgattgaaaaaaaaaaaaactatgcatggttgagatttttttttttttttgttccagaACAATGATGCAAGTTCCTCAGGGAGCAATATGAGAGCAAATATGATTGGAATGGGATTTTCGCCGTCCCGCGTCGACAAAGTGATTGAAGAAAAGGGTATGTTATGCCCGAATTTTGTTGAGTTAGGTTGGTGGGTTGAATAGTTAGTGGCAGCATGTTTGTAAACTTTAATGCACTGCATGTTTATCTCTGCATTGTAATTACATGATCTGCTGATCTTCTTTTTTGGATTCCAAATGTAGGTGAAGAGGACGCCGAACAGTTGTTGGAGACACTTTTATCATATCAAGTATGTAATCACATATGGTTTCTATAGAGTATTGTGTTTCCACTCCCCTAAAAGAGTCATTTGTTAGTCAAATTGTGTCATTATGGATGTAGCACATCCTATCATGGATGCGCCATTCACTTGTTTCTTGATAATTTGCATACAAGAAACTTGTTCTTCTAGGTTCTGTGTAAAGTTTTTATTGCAGAGCACATCTGCTTATTCAAGTTTTCTATCTCTTCATTGAGTAAATCACCCTTCAGAATTATTTCAGCTTGTTGCTATTATCTAATAGCTGAAGCTCATAAAGCAGATTCTTTGTGTTCAACATGTCTCTTTGTAAATTTCATTATTTCATGCACAGAAAATCAGTGCCTCACATATTGGATTACATTATAAAAGGATTTTGACAAGTTAGTTTTTCAAACCTTGGTTAAATTATTCATTTAAGTATTGATTGGGTTTTCAGTATATCAGCTTTGTTTGAGATACAAGCACTATGTCTGCTTAGGCTCCAACATTTCAATTTATTTGAAGTTTGGAACTGAGCTTTTCAATGcggttttcaattattttggtaAATATTGTCTACAAAATGATGGATGACACAAAGACATTATGTTTCAAGGAGTACACAAATAATTAGGGTGTACTATTAAGTTGGTTAGAAATGTGGAAAAAACTCTTAAATATGTCAAGTATGGTCAAAAGTTGTTAGGGAAGAGGAAGAATAATTAACAGTAAATTGTACAAGGCCCAGCACCCAATGTCTCTAAACATCAGTTTTTGGCACAAACTATGACTGCTGGCACAAACTGTACGGTAAATTGTACAAGGCCCAGCACCCATTGGCAGATGCTTGATATTATATGCTTATATTTTACCTGTTTCTGACTGAATAGGATACGCAGAAATCAGATTCTGGGTCATCAGATTCGCTGGATAGCTTATTTGGTGACAAAGATGCAAGCAGTGCTCTCGAGGTTTCTAGTATGATTCAACCAAAAGAGGTATTGTAATCTTGTCTTTTTGAATCTCTCCTTTATGTATCCCAGAAGACCCAATTGGTGCCTACTGGACTCCTTTGTGATTGATCATTGCAAGTCACTGGTGTCTTTGTTTCAATCTATTTGTTGTTGTCTGTtcttggggttttttttttttgctagaaGTTCTTAGTTGGTTAGGATTTCTTATCCACTGTTTTGTATTTCCTCTCtttcatttaaaaataaaaaataaaaattggtcccctataataaaataaaaactttgcAAGTCAATGGGTTATTGACTATCTGGGTGACTTGAAGATGCTGTCAGTAGTGCTGGGACTGAAATTGGATTATGAGGTTCAGGTAAAGAGTGCTGTTGAAGGCTAAAACGTAGCAATATTCAAGAACATGATAAAACCATGTTTTGAAAAAGATCTTTCTTCTCAATTGCTCATGACGCAGACCAAGGACCAGCTGTTTGTTATATAGTTATACTTCTAATGAGGTTTTGTTTGCACGTTATTAATCTTAATCTTTAACTTTTGGCAGGAACCTGATTTATCTGATGGACTTGATGATGGAAAAAAGGCGTCCTTACTTATGATGAATTTTTCTAGAGATGAAGTTGAGTTTGCAATGAATAGGCTTGGTAGGTTGAAATTTCTGGATATTCATTTCACAGCAAGAGGCTTTGCTGGTTGTCAGATTTGTGTTTGTCAAACCTCTAATAATGTGGATATTCTATGAGAAGGATCATTAGTACTTGTATATTGATATTCCACTTTGGTTTTAACTCTTTTGCGAATGTGAGTGGTAAACATTTATTTTCCAAATCTATCATACAACTGAGACAAATTCTGCACGCATGTACGTGATATGATTAAAATCAGATTCGTGCTTGTCAAACCTATTTAATAATGTGGATATTCTTTGAAAAAGGGTCATTAGTACTTGTATCTTGATACTCCACCTTGGCTTTAACTCTTTTGGTGATCTTCTCTACTTTAATCTCCTCTAATAGTATGTTTAATGTTTCAATATAGGCTGATTGCCCATTTTGTTGCCTATCAGGTGAAGATGCTCCAATCAATGACTTGGTGGATTTTATCATTGCTTCTCAGATATCTGTGAAACTTGAGAATGATGTAGATTCAACCCCGGTTGATGAAGAAAAGGAGGTCTATAAATGTCTTTGCATTAAATAGTGATAATATCCTTTTCTTGTGGTTTACTTCTGAACAGTTTTACGGTTAGTCAGTGTGCAATTCCAAAGAAGAGAtgattgaaaagaagaaaaatttacTTTTCATTTTTCGACCACACTGTGTGCTGCATAATTTGTATTGAATTGTACAATGATCGAACCTTTTGATTCCCAGGATACAAGTGATGAAAAATTATATGGAATCATGGAGAAGTCAGTTCGTTTGCTTGAAATGGGGTTCTCTGAGAACCAAGTTTCTTTTGCAATTGAACAGTTTGGTAAGTCTTTGGTATCATTTGCTCTACTGGACCTGAAGAAAAGAACATAGAATGTAACACTTTATTTCAATATCTCATAAGCCGGTTTGGAGGGgcgttttaattttttttttttttttttttttaaagcttaTGGTGACCTTTGTTTTAATATAAGCATTCAATTCTGTTGAcattacaatttacaatttcATTTCATTTGCACAAATCAATTTGCCTTAAATTGTCAACAGTTACATTTAGTCCACTGGGATGGGAAGTCAACTGTCATTCATAACCTTACTACAATTTGATTTGCCTTACTTTTATTTTGATGGCACAGTTCCAGTAGTTCATTGTTGACTCTTAACAATTATTTTCTGTTTCAGGCTCTGGAGCTCCACTTACAGATCTTGCAGAATCAATCGTTACAGGTCAAATTTATGATAATTGCTATGACAAAAAAATTAAGGTAATGATAGTCTTATAATCAATTAGTAAGATTGGTCTTCCAATATATTACCAGTTTGTGACTGTTCTTGTTAAAGTCTCTATATTCTATCTCCAGCATATTTTAGGCTATGTCAATTACATGCTTGATAATGTCTGGTCTTCACATTCATTATAGAGATTGGTTTACTAATATTTAATACAATACATTAGGTAGCATCCCATTCAAATCATTCACGCAATGTGTCCAGTTTTTTCGGAACGGCATCATATGGTTCAGTAAAAGTTGAAAATGAGGAATTTTATCCAGATACAGCTTCTCGATCAAGGGATCGTGACTTGGCAGATAATTATTTAGGGAAGCGGCCTAAGCAAGAGATCATTGATGATTCAAATTCTGTTCCTCAGTTTAGGGTGTCCAGGCCTATAGATTTCGGGGAAAATCGTAAAGGGAAAAGGCCAAAACGAGAGTATATTGATGATTCAAGCTCTTCTGCATGGATGGAAGAAAAAGTAGACCCTGAGATTTGCAAAGTTGGGAATCCAAAACTTCAGAGTGTGAACCAAATGGCCGCTAAACCCCCATATTTCTTCTATGGAAATGTTCTGAATCTACCATATGATTCCTGGTCCAAAGTTTCTCAATTCCTGTACGGCCATCAACCTGAATATGTCAATAATCAGTTCTTCTCAGCCTTGAGTAGAAGGGAAGGGTATGTACACAATCTCCCAACTGAGAACAGGTTTCGTATTCTTGAAGAGCCACCAATGACCATTCAGGATGCAATACCATATGCAAAGAATTTGTGGCCTCCGTGGGATACAAGGAAGCAATTGACCTGCATCAGTTCTGAAACCAGTGGCATATCTCAGCTGTGTGACAGGCTTGGAAGAATGGTTTCTGATTGTCGTGGAATGCTCTCACCTGAGAAACAGAGGGAAATCCTTCATCATTGCAACTCATTAAATCTTGTATGGGTTGGCCGAAACAAGTTGGGTCCTTTACAGCCTGAATACTTGGAACAAATCTTAGGCTATCCGCTGAATCACACTAAAGTTGGTGAGAGTGGTGTAATTGAAAGACTTACTTCCCTCAAGTATTGCTTCCAGACAGACACATTGGCTTATCATCTTTCTGTTTTAAAGGCTTTGTACCCAGAAGGATTAACAATGTTCTCAATTTTTAGTGGAATAGGCGGAGCAGAGATAGCTTTACACAAGCTTGGCATTCCTTTGAAAGGTGTTGTATCTGTAGAGACTTGTGTAACAAAGAGAAGGATTCTTCGGAGGTGGTGGGAAACTACTGGCCAAATTGGGCAGTTGGAGCAAATTGATGACATTCAGAAACTAACAAGCAGCAAGCTTGAAAGTCTGATGAAAAGGTTTGGTGGTTTTGATTTCCTTATTTGTCAGAATCCATGTAGttcttcagtttctaaaattCCTGCGCAAAGTGGCAGTGATCCAGGCTTTGACTTCTCATTGTTTTATGAGTTTGTTCGTGTCTATCAACGTGTAAGAAATATGATGGATAGAAAGAGCTGAAATATTTTCCCATACCTTGTAATGCTTCTGTAGAACatcatttgtttttttaggAATAATTATTCTTTCTTGAAGTTGGATTTTGGCCCTTGAGAAATGTCATGCCATCGTATTTTAGATAAATGTAGCGCGCACACAAACAGAAAAAGTGATTAGTGATGTCCTGTTGATGATGATGTGATTCCAATCTTGCATAAAGGTTGCTTCTCCCCTCAAAGGTTTATTATCTTGAAGAAGAGGCATAGAGTTTTCTAATATACTTGGAATTCTTTACAGCATTTGCAACCACTCTTTCCTTGAACGCAATGCTCTGTTGCAGTTCTTGTGCTTGTAAGTTGTGGCTCTATATTTCCACATCTCTCTTTCGTGTGTATCCCTTTTAAAAAATGTTCAGGGAATTCAGGACTGCTCTTCAAACTCTTCTCCTGAATGTAATGAAATGAATCTAGAAATAGAAATTTCTGTGATCCGTTAACTTTCAAACATCGGTACCAAATCAGTAAATGCTCAACATTGTGAAAATAGCAGATCTATTTGCCCGAGTGTTTATGGCTCAGGTCTAAAGAGTTTGGCTAAAGTTCTTGTGCGAGACAAAATCATATGCCTATGAAGAAGACTTCATAATTGCATTGACATTTCATGCTTGTAGGAACGAGTAGGCTAGCTGATTGGGTTGGGGCTACAACTGGAAGACTGGGAAATTATCTAGTTCACTTGTGTTAGATGCCTATGGCATGGTATCTGCTTGGTAATGGTCATGAGCAAAACATTCGTCAGTTATCTTCATAGTATACAAGGTTTTCCGGTAAGGTATGGATACCGGATACGAATCTAACTGCAAACCACACGTATCAAATGACCACAAGGAACAATTTTCAAATTAACACAAGTCAGGAAACACAAGTTTCTACCTGCTCATACTATAGCAAGGAAAGCTCTTTCTTTTGTAGGGGCtagattttggaaggaagcAGGGCTGCCTTGGTTGGAGATCTTTCGTAGACTTTGATGTAAGGGGGGTGGTACTCCTTTTTACTTGCTCTGAAGAAGCAGAGTTTTTAACGACACCACCTAATCCCCTAAGGATGTGATCAACCAAGTTCCATTAACGAAATTGTTTCATTTGATCAAAAggagaaaacaaaagaacagtATATATTGATGTATATGGATTCTAATTGTACACTAGTGGAATATACACGTAGCTGCTTTACATGGCCAAAATCTGTGGTCTGTTCCTTGTTTACATGTGAATCTCAAAACTATGTATGTAGAAATATAAGTGTGTAGGTAATAGGCAATGGGGTTAGTTGGACTTTTGCTTCTTCCCACCAGAAAGAATACGTTGGATCTGAAGGCCTCGACTGAAAGCCTGGTTGAATAGCAGCCTGGTCTGGAACTCTGAGACAAATGGGAACCATGCCAGAACAGCCACTGGGGTAAAGATAACCAGTCCCATCACGTACTCGTACCCTCTTGCTAGAGCTTTTACAGACCCCCACATTCCTAAGACCTTCACCAATGGCCTGCATGCTTGTGATATCTGCTCCATCATCATATGCAACAACACACCACATCATCATGCAAAGCACTTGGAATAATTGATCAATAATGTGCGAAACAAACTAGGTTTCACATACGTACCATAAGTATTGCCCACCCAGTAGGCAAGAAGGCCAGTAAGCTTACAAAGATGTCACCAACAGTGAGACtaaggaaaataaaaagtaCTGCAATGGTGACGACAAACCCAATGAAGACGAACAACTTCAGAAGTCTGAACATCAGCTGGAAATCAGCACTGAACCTTTTTCTACCCAAGGATACAATCTGCAAATCATATGTGTTTACCAGTGGAAAAGATGTTACAGCTGTGAAACATCACTTGCACTCAGAAAGTTgtgtatttgaaatttgaacacTAACCTTGAGGATAATCATCACAGCAACAATGACGAGCCATGACAGAGCATAAACCTGGAATCATAATTTAAAAGTTCTCTCAATAAATAAAACAGGGGTTATCAATAAGCTTGTGCAATTGCATATACTTTTCATATTTGAATCATCTAGAGATCTTATAAGACACATTTAAGCAATTCATCAATGCCTGGGAATATtgtattcattttattttctaagCTCTTTATATCCTTATCCCAACATTATGATCTCCTCATAACAACAGACTGATGCTTGACCCTGTGCTACTACTCTTTTTCTAACCATTACGCACCAGTTGCATCAGCATCTTGTTCCAACTTGGTTCATTTGACACTTCAAACAACTACCAGGAGC is a window from the Rosa chinensis cultivar Old Blush chromosome 2, RchiOBHm-V2, whole genome shotgun sequence genome containing:
- the LOC112188643 gene encoding probable inactive DNA (cytosine-5)-methyltransferase DRM3 — translated: MTTDSNRKSSSDHEYQHAIVPKEEILEFELPSPHAFPTHFGNNDASSSGSNMRANMIGMGFSPSRVDKVIEEKGEEDAEQLLETLLSYQDTQKSDSGSSDSLDSLFGDKDASSALEVSSMIQPKEEPDLSDGLDDGKKASLLMMNFSRDEVEFAMNRLGEDAPINDLVDFIIASQISVKLENDVDSTPVDEEKEDTSDEKLYGIMEKSVRLLEMGFSENQVSFAIEQFGSGAPLTDLAESIVTGQIYDNCYDKKIKVASHSNHSRNVSSFFGTASYGSVKVENEEFYPDTASRSRDRDLADNYLGKRPKQEIIDDSNSVPQFRVSRPIDFGENRKGKRPKREYIDDSSSSAWMEEKVDPEICKVGNPKLQSVNQMAAKPPYFFYGNVLNLPYDSWSKVSQFLYGHQPEYVNNQFFSALSRREGYVHNLPTENRFRILEEPPMTIQDAIPYAKNLWPPWDTRKQLTCISSETSGISQLCDRLGRMVSDCRGMLSPEKQREILHHCNSLNLVWVGRNKLGPLQPEYLEQILGYPLNHTKVGESGVIERLTSLKYCFQTDTLAYHLSVLKALYPEGLTMFSIFSGIGGAEIALHKLGIPLKGVVSVETCVTKRRILRRWWETTGQIGQLEQIDDIQKLTSSKLESLMKRFGGFDFLICQNPCSSSVSKIPAQSGSDPGFDFSLFYEFVRVYQRVRNMMDRKS